From the genome of Planctomycetia bacterium:
CCCGGCCCAGAACGTCCTCTACCCCTATCGGGCGGGCTACACCGGCACGGCGATCCAGACGCAGTTGCTCGTCGTATTCTGACCGCGCGGGGGTGCAAAACGGGCCCGCCGTCAGGAAATCCCCTTCACAAACCGGCGATTGACCGCGACAACCGGGACTGCTAATTTTTCGGGTGTGACGGAACCGCTTCCGTCTCTTGCTGCTCCAGGAACCGCTCGTGAACTGCTGACCGCGAATCGCCTGCAAGGCATCGCGGGTTCTTTTTCGCCGGGTCCGCCCCACCGCCGGGCCCGCCTACAGCGTTCACCTTTTTGACGACGGCCCCGGCCCGCCGCGCCCTTCCGCGTCAGCCGTCCGTCGCACCGCCCCGGAGCCCCACCGATGTTTCGACCTGCCCGCTGCCGCCGTTCGCTGCTTCGCTTCCTGACCGCCGCCATCGCCGCAATCGCCTGCCCCGTCGCGGCCCGCGCCGACACCGTCTATTTTGTCAGCAAGGACCGTGGCGCGCTCTACGAACTCAACACGGCAGGGGGCGGGATCACGCAACTCACGGGGACGAACACGTTCCCCGACGCCACCGCACTCGCGATCGGCCCCGACGGGAAGCTCTACATCGGCGACGCCACGAACGGGGGCAGCATCCGTCGGTACACCGTGGGAGGCGGCGTCGAGACCGTCGTGACGCTGAGTGGAGCGAATCCGGCGTTCGCGGGGAGTCCCGTCTCCCCGACGGCCATCGCGTTTACGCCCGGCGGGGCGATGCTCGTGGGCCGCAATCCCGTCAGTGCGTTCTCCGGATATCCGTCCGGACAGGTGCTCGCCGTTTCCGGCTGGGCGGGCAATTCGCCGAACGTGCAGGACTACACGTCGGGGACGAGCCTCGCGTACCAGACCGGCCTCACGGTGGCACCCGACGGGACGCTGTTCGCCAGCAATACGGTCTACAACATTCTCGCCTTTCCACCGGCCCTGATCGGCGACGTCGTGAAGTTCGACGGTACGGGAGCGTTCCAGGCGGTCGTCGCCTCGGGCTCTGCCGGTGTGCCCGGCCCGGCCGGCCTGGCGGTTTCCGGCACCATGCTTTTCTCCGCCAGTTCCATGGACGGCAACATCTACAAGACCGATCTCGCCGACCTGAATCCGACGACCAACACGACGCTGTTCGCGTCCAGCGGCATCTCGAACATCGGTCCGCTCGCGATGCTGGCCGACGGCAGCCTGCTTGCCGGATACGTCGGCGGGGAGCAGGGCCGGGGAAACATCTTCATGTTCAGCACGTCCGGCTCGCTGACCAGCACGTTCGGTGGAGCCGAGTACGGCGCGATCGGCGGCATCGCCGCCGTGCCCGAGCCGACGGGGCTGCTGCTGGCCGTCGCCGGGGGGGCGGTATGGGGCCTGTCGCGGCTCTGCCGCCGGCGCCGGGCTTGAAACCGATGCGACGAAACGGCGTCACGCTCGTCGAGATCCTCGTCGTCGTCGCCATCCTCGGCGTCCTGATGGCGGTGATCCTGCCCGGCGTGCAGGCGGCGCGGGAGTCGGTCCGGCGGACGAGCTGCGGCAACAACCTCCGCCAAATCGGCATCGCGCTTGCCAACCACGAGCAGGCGCGGGGGCGGTATCCCGTCGGCTCGGAGTCGCGGAAGTTTCCCGACTACCCGAAGGTGACGGCCCAGCACTGCCGCTGGTCGGCGCTCGCCCACCTCGCCCCATACTACGAGGCGCGGGATCTGCTCGACGGCCTCGACCGCTCCGTGCCGCTGTACATCGACCTCAAGCCCGACGCCATCGCGCCGCAGAACAAGCCGATCGTCGGCCGGCTCGTGCCGCTGTTCCTCTGCCCGAGCGACCGCCAACTGGCGGTGTCGCCGATCTTCGGACCGACGAACTATGCCGGCTGCGCCGGCAGCGGCACCGGCGGCGGAACGCCCTACGACACCGACGGCCTGTTTTTCATCAACTCCCGGATCGGGCCGAAGAACGTGAGCGATGGACTGTCGAACACGATCGCATTTTCCGAGAGCCTGCTGGGCGACTCGGCCTCGACCAACCGTACGAACGTAAGCCCCGCCAATGCCTATCGCTTCATCATGACGGCGCCCCTGTCCGAGTCGGCCTGCGCCTCGACGGCGGTCTGGAACTTCAGCGATCCCCGTGGCTTTTCCTGGGCCAACGGCGAGTACCGCACCACGCTTTACAACCACCACTACCCCCCAAATTCCGCCTCCATCGACTGCCTTGGCGTGCTCATGAGTCCGCCGGCGGGACAGGGTGATCGCCTGTACGCCGCCTACGGCTGGCGGGCGGCCCGCAGCCTGCACGCCGGCGGCGTCAACGTCGCCATGGCCGACGGCCGGGTGGCATTCGTCCGCGACGACATCGACCCGGCCGCCTGGCGGGCCGCGGCCACGCGGTCCGGCGGCGAGACGACCGACCTCGACCGCCGCTGAGGCCACTGAAAGCGGATCATTTCCGAACTACCATTCACTGACCTATTTATTCGAAGATAGGTCAGAATAGGTCGGATTCGGTCATGAATTCCGACAGCGGCGAACACCTTGTCGCCTTTGCGCGGTCGCATGGAGCAATCTCCACCGACGAGGTGATGCGGCTGCTCGCGCCGCTGGCCGGCCTGCTCGTCTGCACGCTGCTCGCGGGAATCGTCCGCACCGACCCGCGCTACATCCCGCCGGACTTCACGAGCGATTTTCTCCTCGGCCGGGCCGATTCGTTCCACGGCGTCTACCCCTGGGCCTTCTACGCCCACATCGCCGCCGGGCCAGTCACGCTCCTCCTCGGGCTGGCCCTGATGAGCGGCACGCTGCGGCGCTGACTGCCCGGCTGGCTCTACCCGGCGTCGGCCTGGGCATCGTGGCTCGTCCCGCTGGCCGCCTGCATGGCCTGGCAACGGGCGACCGCGGTCAGGAGTCGATGGCCGGCTTCTCTGCCGACACGCTGACGAACGCCCGCCGGGCGGCGGCATCGATCGCTGCGAAGTCGTCCTCGTACCAGGACTCGGTATGGCCGTCCGCGAACAGCATGGTCAGTATGCGATTCATGTGTTGACCACTCTTCTCGGCAGCCGGCTCGAGCCGGGCGAACAGCTCCTCGTCGGCATTCTCCGGCGCCATCCAGTGGACGGCCCGCGACACTGGAAACTCCGCCACGAGCAGCGTCCGCCACCCATGCAGCGGCCTCCCCTCCGCATCCCGCAGGCAGGCTGGCGGCAATGCGCCATGCTCGTCGTGGTACGCGGGCAGAGCCTTGCCGATCCGCTCCATGTTTTGGGAGCACGGTGCGTGGTCATGCCATCGTCACGCCTGCGGGTGGACACCTGCCTCGCCCCGGGCGTCTACCGCGCTGCGTCTGCCTCGCCGCGCCGCAGCCGGGCGATGACGCGGCGGATGTCGTCGGGGAGCGGGCTCTCGAACCGCAGGTCCGCGCCGCTCACCGGATGCACGAAGCCGAGCTCGGCCGCATGGAGCATCACCCGCGGGGCCTGCGAGTCGTCGACCTGTCTTCCGCGCCGCGCGGGTGAGGCGTAGACCCGCTCGCCGCAGAGCGGATGGCCACTCTCGGCGAGATGAATGCGGATCTGGTGCGTGCGGCCGGTCTCCAGCCGGCACTCGACGAGCGTGTAGCCGTCGCCGTAGTGCTCCAGCGGCGCGACGTGCGTGATCGCGACCTTGCCGTCGTCGCCCTCGCCCGAGCCGCGCCGGCCGTCGCCGCGGTCGCGGACGAGCCGCGACTCGATCGTCCGCTGCCGCACCCGGCCGACCGCGATCGCGAGGTAGCGGCGCTGCGTGGTGTGGAGCCGGAACTGCTCGGCGAGGATCCGGGCGGCGGGGACATTGCGCGCGAAGACCACCAGCCCGCTCGTCTCGCGGTCGATGCGGTGCACCGCCCGCACCGGCGGGATCCGGCGCCGGCCGCGGTCGGGCTCGGCACCGCGCGGCGCACCCGGCCGCCGCGCCACCCCGCGCCGCCGCGCCGCCAGAAAGCGGCCGATGGCGTCGGGCACGAGATCCTCGAGCGTCGGCTGTGCCTGCCGGCGCTTGGCCGGCCACGACGCCTCCTCGTGGTGCCGGGTCGTGGTCACGCCGGCCGGCTTCTCGACCACGACCACGTCGTCGTCCACGTGCACGACCCGCACGTCGGCCGCGGTCGGCAGCGGCGCGGCGGCGACCTCGAGCACCTTGACCACCTCCCCCGCCTTCAGCCGCCGGCCCACGTCGGTGCAGGTGTTGCCGTGGATCAGGACGTGCCGCGACCGCACGAGCCGCTGCACCCGCGACCAGCTCACGC
Proteins encoded in this window:
- a CDS encoding prepilin-type N-terminal cleavage/methylation domain-containing protein — translated: MRRNGVTLVEILVVVAILGVLMAVILPGVQAARESVRRTSCGNNLRQIGIALANHEQARGRYPVGSESRKFPDYPKVTAQHCRWSALAHLAPYYEARDLLDGLDRSVPLYIDLKPDAIAPQNKPIVGRLVPLFLCPSDRQLAVSPIFGPTNYAGCAGSGTGGGTPYDTDGLFFINSRIGPKNVSDGLSNTIAFSESLLGDSASTNRTNVSPANAYRFIMTAPLSESACASTAVWNFSDPRGFSWANGEYRTTLYNHHYPPNSASIDCLGVLMSPPAGQGDRLYAAYGWRAARSLHAGGVNVAMADGRVAFVRDDIDPAAWRAAATRSGGETTDLDRR
- the rluD gene encoding pseudouridine synthase — encoded protein: MPQHSGSVHHVTPADIGATLAAFLRRQMGGVSWSRVQRLVRSRHVLIHGNTCTDVGRRLKAGEVVKVLEVAAAPLPTAADVRVVHVDDDVVVVEKPAGVTTTRHHEEASWPAKRRQAQPTLEDLVPDAIGRFLAARRRGVARRPGAPRGAEPDRGRRRIPPVRAVHRIDRETSGLVVFARNVPAARILAEQFRLHTTQRRYLAIAVGRVRQRTIESRLVRDRGDGRRGSGEGDDGKVAITHVAPLEHYGDGYTLVECRLETGRTHQIRIHLAESGHPLCGERVYASPARRGRQVDDSQAPRVMLHAAELGFVHPVSGADLRFESPLPDDIRRVIARLRRGEADAAR